A single genomic interval of Eptesicus fuscus isolate TK198812 chromosome 10, DD_ASM_mEF_20220401, whole genome shotgun sequence harbors:
- the LOC129150456 gene encoding formin-1-like, translating into MGQSTSTPLSLTLGRWSEVKGRAQNLSLVIKKSKWQTFCSSEWPNFKVGWPPEGSFHLPLIREVRNLVFQPGRHGHPDQEPYILVWQDLCENPPVWVKPFLPPDSLSRSSVSASEPAILPVKPALPSPPPSVPPVLPDSQSDLFLLDPPPPPYASARAPRRDQGPPPAPGPVPPPMSPMAASPDSTLEGPPPPPGSGPALRTRSRFQPDEGPVATTLPLRPYGPMVDNGERGEMPALQYWPFSSSDLYNWKNNNPPFSEDPTRLTGLVESLMFSHQPTWEDCQQLLGTLFTTEERDRILLEARKNVRGLDGRPTQLPNIIDDIFPLTRPNWDPNSSEGREHLSSYRQALVAGLRAASRRPTNLAKVREVVQGPTESPAVFLERLMEAYRRFTPFDPQSEDQRASVAMAFIGQSATDIRRKLQRLEGLQDLTLRDLVKEADKVFHKRETEEEKEERKEKEREEREDARDKKRNKELTKILATVVDSGKKQKEKGGSTGPRPSLDPNQCAYCKEHGHWKKDCPKRPKKGLQAKQPALLALDED; encoded by the coding sequence ATGGGCCAGAGTACTTCTACTCCTTTGTCCCTGACCCTAGGCCGCTGGTCAGAGGTCAAGGGACGAGCTCAAAATCTTTCCCTTGTCATCAAAAAGAGCAAATGGCAGACTTTCTGCTCGTCCGAGTGGCCTAACTTTAAGGTCGGATGGCCCCCGGAGGGGTCTTTCCATTTGCCTCTCATAAGGGAAGTGAGGAATCTTGTTTTTCAGCCTGGCCGACATGGACACCCGGACCAGGAGCCTTACATTTTGGTGTGGCAAGACTTATGTGAAAATCCCCCGGTGTGGGTTAAGCCCTTTTTACCCCCTGATTCCCTCTCTAGGTCGTCGGTCTCCGCTTCCGAACCTGCTATTCTTCCTGTAAAGccagctctgccttctcctccaccctctgttCCCCCGGTTCTTCCGGACTCACAATCTGATCTTTTCCTTCTTGATCCCCCGCCACCTCCTTATGCCTCGGCCAGAGCTCCGCGGCGCGACCAAGGACCTCCTCCGGCACCTGGCCCAGTTCCTCCACCCATGTCCCCGATGGCGGCCTCCCCAGATTCTACTCTTGAgggccccccgccgccgccaggCAGCGGACCTGCACTGCGGACTCGGAGCCGATTCCAGCCAGACGAAGGGCCTGTAGCCACTACTCTGCCGTTGCGCCCATATGGGCCAATGGTAGACAATGGGGAAAGGGGGGAAATGCCGGCCCTCCAATATTGGCCCTTTTCCTCCTCAGACCTgtataattggaaaaataataatcctcCTTTCTCTGAGGACCCCACCCGACTAACAGGTCTCGTGGAGTCTCTCATGTTCTCTCATCAGCCCACCTGGGAAGACTGCCAACAGCTACTCGGGACTCTCTTCACTACTGAAGAGAGAGACCGCATACTTCTAGAAGCACGAAAGAACGTCCGGGGACTAGACGGGCGTCCGACGCAGTTGCCGAACATCATTGATGACATCTTCCCGCTAACGCGCCCTAATTGGGATCCAAATTCTTCAGAAGGTAGGGAGCATCTGTCCTCCTATCGCCAGGCTCTTGTGGCGGGTCTCCGGGCAGCTTCCAGGCGGCCCACCAATTTGGCTAAGGTAAGAGAGGTCGTTCAGGGCCCCACTGAGTCCCCCGCGGTCTTTTTAGAAAGGCTAATGGAAGCCTATCGGAGGTTCACACCCTTTGACCCGCAATCGGAGGACCAAAGGGCTTCAGTGGCCATGGCCTTCATTGGCCAGTCCGCTACCGATATACGGCGTAAGTTACAACGCCTAGAAGGATTACAAGACCTCACCCTTAGAGATTTAGTCAAAGAAGCAGATAAAGTTTTTCACAAAAgggaaacagaggaagaaaaggaagagcggaaggaaaaagagagagaggagagagaagatgctagagacaaaaaaagaaataaggaattaACTAAAATCCTGGCCACAGTGGTAGATagtggaaagaaacagaaagaaaagggaggcagTACCGGGCCACGGCCAAGCTTAGACCCGAACCAGTGTGCCTACTGCAAGGAACATGGGCACTGGAAGAAAGACTGTCCTAAGAGACCCAAGAAGGGCCTGCAGGCTAAGCAGCCTGCCCTGTTAGCCCTGGATGAAGATTAG